One region of Mesomycoplasma ovipneumoniae genomic DNA includes:
- a CDS encoding energy-coupling factor transporter ATPase: protein MIKVTNVCFSYTNDMNQLVLKDVSLTFEKGKYYAILGHNGSGKSTFSKIISGIARPQKGTVEVDSILLNKESLPKIRKKIGIIFQNPDNQFVGATVEDDIAFSLENINEDPKKMPKIIAELAQKVQMQSYLEREPQFLSGGQKQRVAIASVLALNPQIIIFDEITSMLDPKGKSDVVKILDDLRKDKTKTLISITHNMNEAILADEVVVFAKGQIIAKGDPKLILNNEEIIEKAKIDSPFIYKISKNLDFISPTYDENELLEQLWKLKQKTL, encoded by the coding sequence ATGATAAAAGTTACAAATGTTTGCTTTAGTTACACTAATGATATGAACCAATTAGTGCTCAAAGATGTTAGTCTAACTTTTGAAAAAGGCAAATATTATGCAATTTTAGGCCACAATGGATCAGGAAAGTCGACATTTTCTAAAATTATTTCCGGAATCGCTAGACCGCAAAAAGGCACAGTTGAAGTTGATTCAATTTTATTAAATAAAGAAAGTCTACCTAAAATTAGAAAGAAAATCGGCATTATTTTTCAAAACCCAGATAATCAATTTGTTGGGGCAACAGTTGAGGACGATATTGCCTTTAGTTTGGAAAATATTAACGAAGATCCAAAAAAAATGCCAAAAATTATTGCAGAATTGGCCCAAAAAGTACAAATGCAATCGTATCTTGAGCGAGAGCCACAATTTTTATCTGGTGGTCAAAAGCAAAGAGTCGCCATTGCTTCAGTTTTAGCCCTAAATCCACAAATAATAATTTTTGACGAAATAACCTCAATGCTTGATCCAAAAGGAAAAAGTGATGTTGTTAAAATTTTAGATGACCTCCGTAAAGATAAAACCAAAACTTTGATTTCAATAACGCACAATATGAACGAAGCGATTTTGGCCGATGAAGTTGTTGTCTTTGCCAAAGGCCAAATTATTGCAAAAGGTGATCCAAAATTAATTTTAAATAATGAGGAAATAATCGAAAAAGCCAAAATTGACTCGCCTTTTATTTATAAAATTTCGAAAAACCTTGATTTTATTAGTCCGACCTATGATGAAAATGAATTGCTGGAACAACTATGAAAATTAAAGCAAAAAACATTGTAA
- a CDS encoding ATP-binding cassette domain-containing protein — translation MKIKAKNIVKIYDQKLPIEIRALDNVSVEINQGEFIAIIGQTGSGKTTFIQHMNALLLPDKGQVEYFYFDQESKTEKKLVVERPRFLKSKFKFINQIRRRVGVVFQFAEYQLFEQTIEKDIIFGAVSMGVNKEEAKKKAAEMIKLVGLDETFLDKSPFELSGGQKRRVAIAGILAMDPDIIFFDEPTAGLDPQGSVKMLEILDTLHKKGKTIILATHDLDSVLEWTKRCIFFKDGKIIYDGETYPILDNNQFLIENEMLPTNLLNFREKLAKIGYPISKVKSIDELISQINLLIKKEKNAN, via the coding sequence ATGAAAATTAAAGCAAAAAACATTGTAAAAATTTATGACCAAAAATTACCAATTGAAATAAGAGCGCTCGATAATGTATCTGTTGAAATTAATCAAGGTGAATTTATCGCAATAATAGGTCAAACTGGCTCAGGAAAAACAACTTTTATCCAACATATGAATGCGCTTTTGCTCCCTGATAAAGGTCAAGTTGAGTATTTTTATTTTGATCAAGAGTCCAAAACTGAAAAAAAATTAGTTGTTGAAAGACCAAGATTTTTAAAATCAAAGTTTAAATTTATAAACCAAATTCGCCGTAGAGTTGGAGTGGTTTTTCAATTTGCTGAATACCAACTTTTTGAACAAACTATTGAAAAAGATATTATTTTTGGCGCAGTTTCAATGGGAGTAAACAAAGAAGAGGCCAAGAAAAAAGCAGCTGAAATGATAAAACTAGTCGGCCTTGATGAGACTTTTTTAGACAAATCACCTTTTGAACTTTCAGGTGGCCAAAAACGAAGAGTTGCAATTGCCGGAATTTTAGCCATGGATCCAGATATAATTTTTTTTGACGAACCAACGGCAGGTCTTGACCCTCAAGGTTCAGTAAAAATGCTTGAAATATTGGACACTCTTCATAAAAAAGGCAAAACAATCATTTTAGCAACTCATGATCTTGATAGTGTTTTAGAGTGAACAAAACGTTGTATTTTTTTTAAAGATGGTAAAATTATATACGATGGTGAAACTTATCCTATTTTAGATAATAATCAATTTCTTATTGAAAATGAAATGTTACCTACAAATTTGCTGAATTTCCGTGAAAAATTAGCAAAAATAGGATATCCAATTTCCAAAGTCAAGTCAATTGACGAATTAATTAGTCAAATTAATCTATTAATAAAAAAGGAAAAAAATGCAAATTAG
- the tmk gene encoding dTMP kinase codes for MFISFEGIDASGKSTVMNLFAKYLRIKFPEKEIVITFEPYSGRDSQEAQQIREFLLNKKNQISPYVEMLLFATSRRIHLEQVIWPALKSGKIVLCDRYIDSSIAYQGFGNNLSPDLVFNLNSLISENTFPDFTIFLDVKISKSRERMTIYRNEKRDRLENRGEDFYRQVIKGYEYLLKTRKNFFKIDGNGDYDHVLADIINFFESYYEANYDKLAPFSR; via the coding sequence ATGTTTATAAGTTTTGAAGGTATCGACGCAAGCGGAAAATCAACCGTTATGAATTTGTTTGCAAAGTATTTAAGAATTAAATTTCCAGAAAAGGAAATTGTTATAACTTTTGAACCATATAGCGGCAGAGATTCGCAAGAAGCACAACAAATCCGCGAGTTTTTACTTAATAAAAAAAATCAAATTAGCCCATATGTTGAGATGCTTTTATTTGCAACTTCGAGAAGAATTCATCTTGAACAAGTAATTTGGCCAGCCTTAAAATCTGGAAAAATTGTTCTTTGTGATCGCTATATTGATTCTTCGATTGCATATCAAGGGTTTGGAAATAATTTAAGCCCAGATTTAGTTTTTAATTTAAATAGTTTAATTTCTGAAAACACTTTTCCAGATTTTACAATTTTCCTTGATGTTAAAATTTCAAAATCACGCGAACGAATGACCATTTATCGAAACGAAAAGCGAGACCGACTTGAAAATCGCGGTGAGGATTTTTATAGACAAGTTATTAAAGGATATGAATATTTATTAAAAACAAGGAAAAATTTCTTTAAAATTGACGGTAACGGCGATTATGATCATGTTTTAGCAGATATAATTAATTTTTTTGAGAGCTATTATGAAGCAAATTACGACAAATTGGCGCCATTTTCTCGATAA
- a CDS encoding toprim domain-containing protein, which yields MVDENFEKLVDQLRKVPGITKKQATNILFSLIDTPLSQIETFVEQIYNLKRNLQYCERCGYLNANSVCQICLDFQRSFKILVVENSEMVTKFEKLGKYDGKYFVFGKYDIKKLENHDLQIKKLADLANEKSEIIIALSSTMEGWIFANYLAKHKFLSSAKITRLATGIPFGAAIDYIDNITLNQALENRQEMEK from the coding sequence ATGGTAGATGAAAATTTTGAAAAACTAGTTGATCAATTAAGAAAAGTTCCCGGAATCACAAAAAAACAAGCCACTAATATTTTATTTTCTCTAATCGATACGCCCCTTAGTCAAATTGAGACATTTGTCGAGCAAATTTATAATTTAAAACGAAATCTTCAATATTGTGAGAGATGCGGATATCTAAATGCTAATTCAGTTTGCCAAATATGCCTTGATTTTCAGCGTTCTTTTAAAATATTAGTGGTTGAAAATTCTGAAATGGTCACAAAATTTGAAAAATTAGGAAAATATGATGGCAAGTATTTTGTTTTTGGCAAATATGATATCAAAAAGCTCGAAAATCATGACTTACAAATAAAAAAACTTGCTGACCTTGCTAATGAAAAAAGTGAAATTATTATCGCTCTTTCTTCAACAATGGAAGGCTGAATTTTTGCAAATTATCTTGCAAAACACAAGTTTTTATCGTCAGCAAAAATTACTAGGTTAGCCACTGGTATTCCTTTTGGGGCGGCAATTGATTATATTGATAATATAACTTTAAATCAAGCGCTCGAAAATCGGCAAGAAATGGAAAAATAA
- a CDS encoding DNA polymerase III subunit delta': MKQITTNWRHFLDNLSKTKTIPHAILLVSSYSDFLDEKIADFLEIFSQKPQIFQHDFSDNRLSKTEFLEEVNKLYFSSLYGDNSKIFLVKNIENAHISVLNSFLKILEDPPLNTYFLLTSFSSDLIIPTIVSRCQIFFFNDLNRKNELKKKLDTWKKTPYNAIYANIFTNFDQATLAIKAISDSDLDKLKSLLNNLTKTKFDFLLFLNQVLTKENSFIFVQIIIAHFKQFFLNNSGANKKHAKKANSFDLNSEKMVSINQTFKKFLSSLETNANFNIQKSGFLVRLNNILT, translated from the coding sequence ATGAAGCAAATTACGACAAATTGGCGCCATTTTCTCGATAATTTGTCAAAAACTAAAACAATTCCACATGCAATTTTACTTGTATCGAGTTACTCAGATTTTCTAGATGAGAAAATAGCTGATTTTTTAGAGATATTTAGTCAAAAACCACAAATTTTTCAACATGATTTTTCAGATAATCGTCTTTCAAAAACAGAATTTTTAGAAGAGGTAAACAAGTTGTATTTTTCCTCTCTTTATGGCGATAATTCAAAGATTTTCCTAGTAAAAAACATTGAAAATGCCCATATTTCTGTACTAAATTCATTTCTAAAAATTTTAGAAGATCCTCCTTTGAATACTTATTTTTTACTAACTTCTTTTTCCTCTGATTTAATTATTCCGACTATTGTTTCTCGTTGTCAAATATTTTTTTTCAATGATTTAAATAGAAAAAACGAACTTAAAAAAAAGTTAGATACATGAAAAAAAACGCCTTATAATGCTATATATGCAAATATTTTCACCAATTTTGATCAAGCAACTTTAGCTATTAAGGCTATTAGTGATTCGGATTTGGATAAATTAAAATCATTACTAAATAATTTAACTAAAACAAAATTTGATTTTTTACTATTTTTAAATCAAGTTTTAACAAAAGAAAACTCATTTATTTTTGTTCAGATAATAATCGCTCATTTTAAGCAATTTTTTTTAAACAACTCCGGCGCTAACAAAAAACATGCTAAAAAAGCGAATTCTTTTGATTTAAATTCTGAAAAAATGGTGAGTATTAATCAAACATTTAAAAAATTTCTTTCATCACTTGAAACAAATGCAAACTTTAATATTCAAAAATCGGGCTTTTTAGTTCGTCTAAATAATATTTTAACTTAA
- a CDS encoding YbaB/EbfC family nucleoid-associated protein produces MNLQKLLKEAQKMQKDHKVKKDLLEKTDFDFENQGISLTISGGFELKKLKIAPFLVDKDDIETLEDLISITLNQALLKIREENEKIAPNQSQ; encoded by the coding sequence ATGAATCTTCAAAAACTATTAAAAGAAGCACAAAAAATGCAAAAAGATCATAAAGTAAAAAAAGATTTGTTAGAAAAAACAGATTTTGACTTTGAAAATCAAGGAATTTCGCTGACTATTTCAGGAGGTTTTGAGTTAAAAAAGTTAAAAATTGCCCCATTTTTAGTCGACAAAGACGATATTGAAACACTAGAAGATTTAATTTCGATTACTTTAAATCAAGCTTTGCTGAAAATTAGAGAAGAAAATGAAAAAATCGCTCCAAATCAGTCACAGTAA
- the rsmI gene encoding 16S rRNA (cytidine(1402)-2'-O)-methyltransferase — protein MAKITVIATPIGNLQDITLRAIQALKSADLILCEDTRTSKKILNFLEIKDKKLISYHKFNEKSTIAKKSDIFLTNQNIILMSDAGTPSISDPGQILIKWAHENNVEVDFLPGACAFVGAFVLSGFDLPLVFMGFFNSKKQQIIKQIEHFILNYSYIFYVSPYKLIYILEVINEFYGEKVEIFLVKEMTKIYQKYFIGSPLKILAELQNSTKGEFTMVLRLKNDEKPKLKANKYENFSKNSVKF, from the coding sequence ATGGCAAAAATCACTGTTATAGCAACTCCAATTGGAAATTTACAAGATATAACTCTGCGTGCAATTCAAGCACTAAAATCAGCTGATTTAATTTTGTGTGAGGACACCCGAACTTCCAAAAAAATATTAAATTTTTTGGAAATTAAAGATAAAAAGTTAATTTCCTATCACAAATTTAATGAAAAATCAACTATCGCCAAAAAATCTGACATATTTTTAACTAACCAAAACATTATTCTAATGTCCGATGCAGGTACCCCTTCAATTAGCGACCCGGGTCAAATTTTGATAAAATGAGCCCATGAAAACAATGTCGAAGTTGATTTTTTACCTGGCGCATGTGCTTTTGTTGGCGCTTTTGTTCTTTCTGGTTTTGATTTACCGTTAGTTTTTATGGGTTTTTTTAATTCAAAAAAGCAGCAAATAATTAAACAAATTGAGCATTTTATACTAAATTATAGTTATATTTTTTACGTTTCGCCATATAAATTAATTTATATTCTTGAAGTAATTAATGAATTTTATGGCGAGAAAGTTGAAATTTTTCTTGTTAAGGAAATGACAAAAATTTATCAAAAATATTTTATTGGTTCTCCTTTAAAAATTTTAGCTGAACTTCAAAATTCTACCAAAGGTGAATTCACAATGGTTTTAAGGCTAAAAAACGATGAAAAGCCGAAGTTAAAAGCAAATAAATATGAAAATTTTTCTAAAAATAGTGTAAAATTTTAG
- a CDS encoding energy-coupling factor transporter transmembrane component T family protein yields the protein MQISVAKYVPRNTIIHKMDPRLKIAFNILFAVLFFVTTHLATISILLLLSLVFFYITTKRVKQIFTLMKMPIIIFIIMLIIYGFIIDHQNINIILGISSDNELPKYKVLGLNPEETTHFISWYLVKPTALFGSIKFSIGTVSIIRSLVLAIRIYGMIISTTILTYSTKPFLLTRAIEDLILPLKLLFIPTHIIAMIISIAIRFIPTLLLEATRIMKAQSSRGVDFKHGKIKDKVKSLITLVIPLFVLAFSRAEDLSNAMDVRGYDVYAKRSRYRRLVFNKLDYLFALIFIGLITLTVLMEMNIIPISRLPLWWLYTNQKI from the coding sequence ATGCAAATTAGTGTTGCTAAATATGTCCCAAGAAACACAATAATTCATAAAATGGACCCCCGACTAAAAATAGCTTTTAACATTCTTTTTGCAGTGCTTTTTTTTGTCACTACCCATTTAGCGACAATTTCAATTCTGCTTTTGCTTTCACTTGTTTTTTTCTATATAACAACAAAAAGAGTTAAGCAAATTTTTACTTTAATGAAAATGCCAATAATCATTTTCATAATTATGTTAATAATTTACGGATTTATTATTGATCACCAAAATATTAATATAATTTTAGGCATTTCATCTGATAATGAATTGCCTAAATATAAAGTTTTAGGTCTAAATCCTGAAGAAACAACGCATTTTATTTCTTGATATTTAGTCAAGCCAACCGCTTTATTTGGAAGTATAAAATTTTCAATTGGAACTGTTAGCATAATTCGCTCACTAGTTTTAGCGATTCGAATTTATGGAATGATAATTTCAACTACAATTTTAACTTATTCAACAAAACCATTTTTACTAACCCGCGCAATTGAAGATTTAATTTTGCCCTTAAAACTTTTATTCATTCCAACCCATATAATTGCAATGATTATTTCAATCGCGATTCGTTTTATTCCGACTTTGTTACTTGAGGCGACCCGAATTATGAAAGCTCAATCTTCCCGTGGCGTTGATTTTAAACACGGAAAAATTAAGGATAAAGTTAAATCATTAATAACTTTAGTAATTCCACTTTTTGTGCTTGCTTTTTCACGGGCTGAAGATCTTTCTAATGCTATGGACGTTCGCGGTTATGATGTTTATGCAAAAAGAAGCCGTTATCGCCGTCTAGTTTTTAACAAGCTCGATTATCTTTTTGCCCTTATTTTTATTGGTCTTATTACTTTAACAGTTTTAATGGAAATGAATATTATCCCAATTTCGCGCTTGCCACTTTGATGACTCTACACTAATCAAAAAATTTAA
- the hpt gene encoding hypoxanthine phosphoribosyltransferase — protein MINKHIVKILFDNKQIKTRIDEIAKWINLNYKNSQEIVFVAVLKGSLIFLTDLIQQIEVDSMVDCIIAKSYFGGTQSAGELKVITDIDLKIENKDVILIDDIFDSGITLTKISEHLKLKKPKSLKIITLFYKREKRKTDIEPDYFGFEVPDAFLVGYGLDYQEKYRNWPFVAIFDPNKKE, from the coding sequence ATGATTAACAAACATATTGTAAAAATTTTGTTTGACAATAAACAAATTAAAACTAGAATTGATGAGATTGCAAAGTGAATAAATTTAAATTATAAGAATTCGCAAGAAATTGTTTTTGTTGCTGTTCTTAAAGGTTCATTAATTTTTCTTACTGATTTAATTCAGCAAATCGAAGTTGATTCAATGGTGGATTGCATAATTGCCAAATCCTATTTTGGAGGTACACAATCAGCTGGTGAATTGAAAGTTATCACCGATATTGACCTAAAAATTGAAAATAAAGATGTTATTTTAATTGATGATATTTTTGATTCAGGTATAACTTTAACAAAAATTAGTGAACATTTGAAATTAAAAAAACCAAAATCACTGAAAATAATTACTTTATTTTATAAAAGAGAAAAAAGAAAAACTGATATTGAACCAGATTATTTTGGCTTTGAAGTTCCCGATGCTTTTCTTGTTGGTTATGGACTTGATTATCAGGAAAAATATCGAAATTGACCTTTTGTTGCTATTTTTGATCCAAACAAAAAGGAATAA